The Nerophis lumbriciformis linkage group LG04, RoL_Nlum_v2.1, whole genome shotgun sequence genome contains the following window.
AATGATTGAGAGGGGGGTGGAGGCTTTAGTGTCCGAATGATCCCACGCTTAGCCGTCCGACTCAAGTTCTGATCCGGACTGATCCGGGCTGATCCGGGCTGGTGAAAGACACGGGCTGGCAGGTGCGCGGTATCACAGGCCCCCAGGCTGCTCCTCTGACCAGCCAATCAGAAATTCCCATCAGTCGACTACCCCCCCGCACCCCCATACCTCTTAGCCCCTCCACGCAGGGTTGTGACCCTGGGAGTCGGGGCTAGTGCTGACCCCCATCCCTTAAAATAAGAAAGAAAAGGAATGTAATGTGTGTATCTTTTAGCAGTATCCCCTGCTAAAAGGGGGGGGCTCACGGTTCCATGCTAGGGGGGGAACCCGAAGTATCATGCTTAAAAAActgaaaagctgtgcactgcaaAACGTGCTGACTGTagtcattaatcctgacttcctcattttgataataaaaaagtgagcacaaattgttttaatcgtttttgttttgtaggtcagAGTTTTGTATAAATTGTAATGATGctgatttataatttttttattgagtgtatcttttaaaaaaaaaaaaaaatcagtaacaaaaggttcaagtcggtcaaaattTTTTATAGTTTGAATAGAGTTattaaagttattctttgttgtaagttgattttttcttttttgttttattttaatgctatacagaggtgtacttacagtcacatggacaaatatcagaccttctggaggaaagttctgtggtcagatggaacaaaaactgagctgtttggccacaatacccagcaatatgtttggaggagaaaaggtgaggcctttaatcccaggaacaccatgcttaccgttaagcatggtggtggtagtattgtactgttttgctgccaatggaactggtgctttacagagagtaaatgggacaatggaaaaaggaggattacctccaaattcttcaggacaagctaaaatcatcagcccggaggttgggtcttgggcgcagttgggtgctccaacaggacaatgaccctaaacacacgtcaaaagtgggaaaggaatggctaaatcaggctagaatgaaggttttagaatggccttcccaaagtcctgacttaaacgtgtggacaatgctgaagaaacaagtccatgtcagaaaaccaacacatttagctgaactacaccaattttgtcaagcggagtggtcaaaaattgaagcagaagcttgtggatggctaccaaaagcgccttattgcagtgaaacttgccaaggggcatgtaagcaaatattaacattgctgtatgtatacttttgacccttttgaccaaaaaaaatgcatggccaccgctgctgctcactgctcccctcatgcatttcgccacacctagtgtgtgtgtgtgactatcagtggtgcttAATAAtttaagttgaagtaccaattattgtcacacacacactaggtgtggcgaaattatccttgatcacccccttggaggtgaggggaggggtgagcagcagcggtggcagcgcccgggaatcatttttggtgatttaacccccaattccaacccttgacgctgagtgccaagcagggaggtagcggctcccatttttatagtctttggtatgactcggcccgggttcgaactcgcgacctaccgatcccagggcggacactctaaccactacaaACATCCAGCctaagtagcatgttagcatggattattagcactgcgtgcaagtcaataacgtcaacagagctcaccgttgtgcattcacgcacagcataaaaggtttggtggacaaaatgagacaaaggaggagtggcatgaaacaggtctttccgtggcagcattggagaaagttCTAAACCAACCACGGTGGGTTCAAGGACTAGTTGGACAAAACGGCGCCggccaaatagtgtcatcagtgaagcataaacatattaaacagtgggctttctaacaatgtgtcatgtttgtcaaCAAATGTATTTTTCACCTTTTGAGCACGTTCAACAATACCGTCATTATTGTGCTACGGAACCGTGATATGGAATTTTCATACGGTTCCAGCAGAACATGAAAGCTGATCATGGCCCGGTTCTTTGACGCTGGTCTCCTAGATATTTTTAGCTAATGGCTGTGAGAGCGACAAGTGCCTTAAATCCCAATTAAAGTGGCTGGAAcagagtgtgtgattgtgtgtgtgtgtgtgagtgtgtgtgtgtctttgaagGAGAATAGAAAGGTCCAGAACTACACTCTGGTGCGTGTGCGCAGGTGCTCATGTAATCCCCGCGGCTTTTGTCGTCTTGCGACGAGGCCATTTTTGTGTGTGCTCCGAAACACAAAGTACAGATTAAGTGCTTTTGGTTACGCAAGAATACGTGCTGCTGCTCTTTGCCTCTGACAAAAGAATGATCTGGCCGGAAGATTTCATTTGAAGATGATTAGACCTCAATTCCGATTGGGTAAGCTGACATGAACGCAGGAAACACACGTGGCAGATTGAGACAGCGTCGTTTAATCACCTTAAATGTGCGTAGGCTAATGAAGTTGGCAAAATCCAAAAAATAGAAACAGTTGAGCGGCGTCCACACGTCAGGAGTAACTGAGAGACAGAAGTAAGCCAGCACTCACCCACGTCCTTGACCTAAATATTCACACGATCCGCATGTTCTCCGTTACTGAGGCACATATTCTCCCGTGTTGCGCAGCTACAAAAGAAAGAAGTATTTCCATGCGATATAAAAAAAGTGATACATGCGGTAAAGAAACCAAAACGTGTCATTCCTTGTGTACATTAAGCCGGTAGTCGTTGGTGCGACTCGCAAACGTCCCCGGGAAGCCGCCACTCAACGTGTTTTACTGCTACGGTCTCTTCAGCTCCACGGCTTGTGTTGGCAATAAAGACGCTGCAATGCGGGACGAGCACTTGAAAAGGTTTGGTGGACCCAGAATGCATGTCGGTATGAAGTGCGCGAGTTACGGTGAGTGGTAAGTAGCCCAACTCGCTGACTCCGAAAGAGGAGTCCTTAAAGGTCCAAACTGCTTAGTCGGCTTTAAATAAGTTTCATGGTGAACCTGCCACCGTCCCCGCCGTCTCCTCCCCCGCCCATGGAGGAGCGAGGAACAAAGTCAATGGTGGCCGTGTGCTTGATTTGGCCTTTGCTCTGGCTCCAGAAGAACATGAAGACAAAGCAGATGGCCACCGAGCTGAGGAAAGACAAGAAGCCCATGGTGGTGGCGATGATCAGCGTCTTGGCATCAAAAGGGTAGGGCCTGGCCGTTTCGGCCGAGGAATTGGTAGCTTGGGGGACCGGGGGCTCCAGCCAGTCTTCCTCGGTGAAGAAGGGGATAGTTCGGTTTCGAGCGACCGCCTTTACATAGAGGCCGACTGTCAGGCTGTCGTTGCCGGCAGCGTTGCCGGCGAGGCACTGATAGGTGCCGCTGTCATGGACCTGTGCATACCGGACTTCCAGAGTACCATTAGGCAAAACCCTGATTCTTCCCGTTGAAGAGACTTTATTCTTGTGGGACGAGATCCAGGTGATGGATGCAGCTGGATCACCATCAGCCTTGCAGGAGAACAGAACAGTGGTGCCTTCCTCCACCCTGGCCTCCTGCGGCCTACGATCTAATATACGGGTAGGACGGCAGGTAAACAGCCTCGGCAGCTCCTTTTCCGAAAAGTCTCTGAATTCTCGCTGCCTCACGGTGTCGGGGGTAGAGCACGTGGGCTGGTGTCCGTCAAAGTTCAGGCGCAATCGCCGACGTACCACCCATAGCAGGCGGCAGTCGCAAGCTAGGGGATTCCCATCCAGTCTGAGCACCTGAAGGTTTCCCACTGAGTGCAAGGTGCTCTCCTCTAAAGTTGTGAGGTGATTGGATGAAACATTAAGCATGCGAAAGTAGGTTAGGCCCCTGAAAGCCCCCGGTTCTATACGTAGCAAGTTCCCCCCGACAAGATGTAACTCTTGGAGTCTAAGGAGATCCCCCAACAGGTTACTTTGAATAACAGTGATTGGGTTATAGGACAGGTCTAGGAAGCGCAGGTGTACCAGGGGACGAAGAGCTGAGTATGGCACAGCACTGAGGTTGCAGTTGCTAATGACCAGAGCAGTCAAATTGAGTCCAATCAGGCTGTTGCTCGCCATCGTGTCCAGAGTTGGCCAACTCACCATGATCAGGGTGTGTAGACGATGCAGCCGACGGAAAGCATTGTTAGGCAGAGTGGAAATGGTGAGACGGAGCATGCGAAGGCGCATCAGGCTCTGGAGCTGAGACAACGCCTCGGTGGGAATAGACGTCAAATTACTACGATCTATGTTAAGTTCCTGCAGACTATGCAAACCCACAAAAGCCCGCTGAGAGATGAACACCAAGTCATTTTCATCAGCCTCAAGCGTCTGCAGGTTCACCATCTCTTTGAATGTGTAGTCTAGGAAGACCAGAATCTCATTCTGGCTCAGATCCAAAAATCGTAGACTGGACAGGCCAGAAAAAACCCCGACAGGAATGATCTTGAGTCGATTGTTTTTAATCCGAAGTGTCCTGAGGATCTGTAGTCCCTGGAAAGCATCCACCTCAATCATAGAGATTAGATTATCGCTAAGGTCGAGTTCTTGAAGTTGCGGGAGGCCAGAGAACTGCCGGCGCCCTACAGTCCTGATCTTGTTGTAGGACAAATCCAGACGCCTTGCATCGCCGGAAAAACCCTCCGGGATGGTGTTCAAATGTTTGCCGGAGCAGATGACTTCCTTCGCCTCGTGTGGACACACGCACCGTGGAGGGCAACTTTCTGCTGACACCTGCAGTCCGGCCTGCAGCAGGATGCCCAACGCTGCCCATCGAACCACAGACTCCACAAACATCTTACCCCCTTTCTGGAAGGACACACAGACCACTGGTCAGACCTTGGACAAAGTGCTGACATAGAAGTATAACTACGACTTCTTGACACGGAACATAAGAAAAATACCCTTTGAGAGCCAGAGCCAGACTGCAGATGATCATAACCAGGGCCAGTCTGGTCGGAATCAGGCTTGGGTCtggtctagtgttagtcctttaTGCCGTCGAGTCGCCTGTAGGAAGACAGAGACTAAGTTAGAGTCGCTTCATTGGCAGGGTGACCGAAACGTGGACATGCAGGTCCGATCAGAAGCAGATGTTGCACAAGTGGGACCATCctgaatctgtgtgtgtgtgtgtgtgtgtgtgtgtgtgtgtgtgtgtgtgtgtgtgtgtgtgtgtgtgtgtgtgtgtgtgtgtgtgtcacagatTATCGAAGGACACATTCCGTTTACTGTATGGCAgctctgtcgccagaattttactgtaaaaacaaaagtagtaccatttttcaatttacagtaaattactgtaaaatgATGAGATTTTACAGTAATACAAAAACCTGACAGCTCAGTCATCATACTTTTTACGTTAAATAAAAGTGGTATCGtggtttttttttcccttttacagtaatgcactgtaaaaacaactgtaaatgttacagtaaacaaaaactggcagctcatttgtaggattttacagtaagaaataaagttgtttttccatttacagtaatgcactgttttatagtaaaaaactggcagcttcgtcgccagaattttaccgtacaaTATAAAAgtgttacagtaatgcactgtaaaaacaacacttgtaggttttacagtaaaaaacaaactggcagctcaggcatACCATAAGAATAACAGTAGTATCCttcttcaatttacagtaattcattgTAAAAATTACACTTTTACAGTATTACAAAACCTGACAAGTCAGATGCATAATTATTATGTTAAATAAAAGTGGTGTTGTTATTTtcagtttacagtaatgcactgtaaaaacaactgtaaatgttacagtaaacaaaaacggGCAGCTCATTTGTaggattttacagtaagaaatagttgttttttcatttacagtaatgcactgttttacagtaaaaaactggcagcttcgtcgccagaattttaccctaCAATATAAAAGTgttacagtaatgcaccgtaaaaacaatacttgtaggttttacagtaaaaaaccaacaactggcagctcaatcgccaggattttactgtaaaattaaaagttcactgtaaaaattacacgtttaccattttttttttcaatttacagaaatgcactgtaaaaacaactgtaaatgTTACAGttaacaaaaactggcagctcatttgtaggattttacagtaagaaatagttgtttttccatttacagtaatgcactgttttacagtaaaaaactggcagattCGTCGCCAGAATTGTACAGTACAATATAAAAGTGttatagtaatgcactgtaaaaacaacaattgtaggttttacggtaaaaaaacaaaactggcagctcagtcgccaggattttactgtaaaattaaaagtggtatcaatttacagtaattcactgtaaaaatgacaattttacagtaatacaaAACCTGACAAGTCAGATGCATAATTATTATGTTAAATacaagtggtattgttttttcaatttacagtaatgcactgtaaaaacaactgtaaatgTTACAGTTAACAAAATCTGACAGCTCATTTAcaggattttacagtaagaaataaagttgtttttacatttacagtaatgcactattttacagtaaaaactggcagcttaatcggcagaattttaccgaacaatataaaaaagtgttacagtaatgcactgtaaaaacaacaattgtaggttttgcagtaaaaaaaaaactggcggctcagtcgccaggattttactgtaaaattaaaagtGGTATACATTTACAGTTTTGTACTGTAAACATgacaagattttacagtcaaaaaaacCTGACCGGTCAGATGCATGATTATGTTCAATAAAAGTGGAGATGCATGATTATGTTCAAtaaaagtggtattgttttttttttttttttcaatttacagtaatgtaaaaacaactgtaaaagtggtattgtttttactttaatttacagtaatgcactgtgaaaacaactgtaaatgttacagtaaacaaaaactgacagctcatttACAGGATTTTACAGAGTAAATAGAGttgtttttcccatttacagtaatccactgttttacagtaaaaaaactgacagctttGTCGCCAGAATTGTGGAGTACAATATAAAAGTGTGGAGTACAATATAAAAGTGTTAcactaatgcactgtaaaaattccATGGTTTTACAGtattaaaaaaactgacagctcagatgcataatttttatgttaaataaaagtggtatttaaaaaaaaaaaatcaatttacagtaatgcactgtaaaacaacTTCAAATGTTACAggaaacaaaaactggcagctcatttaCAGGATTTTACAATAAGAAATAAagtagtttttccatttacagtaatggactattttacagtaaaaactggcggCTTaatcggcagaattttactgtgcaATATAAAAAAGTGttacagcaatgcactgtaaaaacaacaattgtaggttttacagtaaaaaaaaaaactggcggctcagtcgccaggattttactgtaaaattaaaagtggtatcaatttacagtaattcactgtaaaaaaaaaagaaaattttacagtaatacataATAAACCTGACAAGTCAGATGCATAATTATTATGTTAAATAAAAGTGGTGgtgttttttcaatttacagtaatgcactgtaaaaacaactgtaaatgTTACAGGAaacaaaaactgacagctcatttTTAGGATTTTACTGTAAGAAATAAAgtagttttttccatttacagtaatccactgttttacagtaaaaaaaactggcagcgtaGTCGGCAGAATTGTACAGTGCAATATAAAAgtgttacagtaatgcactgtaaaaattacatgattttacagtaataaaaaaactgacagctcagatgCATAATTTTTACGTTAAAtaaaagtggtattgttttttttttttttttttaattcacagtaatgcactgtaaaaacaactgtaaatgTTACAGTGaacaaaaactgacagctcatttacaggattttacagtaaaaaataaagtcattttttaatttacaaaaaactggcactgtaaaaacaaccgtgaattaaacaaaaaaaatggtagCTCATTCaactgaattttactgtaaaataaaaattggtACCAttattctatttacagtaatttacagCCGACTCAAAGAGTGTTTATTCAGCTATTAAAAAACAAACCTGGAAGCTAATTTTTCAGGATTATCCTGAAATATTTAAATTGGTACTGCTTTCCTCTTTCCTCAACAATCgtaggttttacagtaaaaaaaaaacaaaaaaaaaagtcgccaggattttactgtaaaattaaaagtggtactgtttttgttACACATTTGCAGTAATGtaccgtaaaaacaaaaaataattagatttaaaaaaaggacagttcagttgccagaattttaccgtacggtttttcaatttacagtaatgcactgtgaaagcaactgcaaattttacagtaaaaaaaacaaaaaaacagctcaTTCACCAGAAtttgctgtaaaaataaaagtctaTTTACGgtaattagtagtagtagtaaagaaCGTTTAAtaaactgtaaaataaaactggcagctcaggcttTACCATAAGAATAACAGTAGTAtcctttttcaatttacagtcatTTGCTGTGAAAATTTACAGTatcgttatcattattattaacacGGTTTTATTGAGTACGTTAAATCCTGGCAGAGGAAGAATCCTGTTTGCATTTTTACTCTTAAAACCCAAATGTCAATTTAGGTCAGTGTCAGcagaatgattgattgattgtattaGAGGCAGGCAGAATGCTGGATCAGACGTTTGTATTGATCTTTACGCTAGCATTCATAAAACATCAAATACTCA
Protein-coding sequences here:
- the LOC133603986 gene encoding leucine-rich repeat and immunoglobulin-like domain-containing nogo receptor-interacting protein 1 — encoded protein: MFVESVVRWAALGILLQAGLQVSAESCPPRCVCPHEAKEVICSGKHLNTIPEGFSGDARRLDLSYNKIRTVGRRQFSGLPQLQELDLSDNLISMIEVDAFQGLQILRTLRIKNNRLKIIPVGVFSGLSSLRFLDLSQNEILVFLDYTFKEMVNLQTLEADENDLVFISQRAFVGLHSLQELNIDRSNLTSIPTEALSQLQSLMRLRMLRLTISTLPNNAFRRLHRLHTLIMVSWPTLDTMASNSLIGLNLTALVISNCNLSAVPYSALRPLVHLRFLDLSYNPITVIQSNLLGDLLRLQELHLVGGNLLRIEPGAFRGLTYFRMLNVSSNHLTTLEESTLHSVGNLQVLRLDGNPLACDCRLLWVVRRRLRLNFDGHQPTCSTPDTVRQREFRDFSEKELPRLFTCRPTRILDRRPQEARVEEGTTVLFSCKADGDPAASITWISSHKNKVSSTGRIRVLPNGTLEVRYAQVHDSGTYQCLAGNAAGNDSLTVGLYVKAVARNRTIPFFTEEDWLEPPVPQATNSSAETARPYPFDAKTLIIATTMGFLSFLSSVAICFVFMFFWSQSKGQIKHTATIDFVPRSSMGGGGDGGDGGRFTMKLI